In a genomic window of Deltaproteobacteria bacterium:
- a CDS encoding SLC13/DASS family transporter, with protein LVVAGMPFNLLVGAAPNAIAYESKQFTTGEFFTWGWIANVVLMVLLALFVYFIWPLMGMPVLISSP; from the coding sequence CGCTGGTGGTTGCCGGGATGCCGTTCAACCTGCTGGTCGGCGCGGCCCCGAATGCTATCGCTTATGAAAGCAAACAGTTTACCACCGGCGAGTTCTTCACCTGGGGCTGGATCGCCAATGTCGTGTTAATGGTACTTTTGGCCCTTTTCGTCTACTTTATCTGGCCGCTGATGGGCATGCCGGTATTAATTTCCAGTCCCTAA